From Lytechinus variegatus isolate NC3 chromosome 16, Lvar_3.0, whole genome shotgun sequence, the proteins below share one genomic window:
- the LOC121430018 gene encoding uncharacterized protein LOC121430018: MLEKSKMTCLTIRNPGAVKSTLAMFLQTCYVLGVVKSIGVYLPALERDLGLTSTAIGVSLGFFYAFAFGPGPLVAYLYQRLRGGYRRCLVMTGAVLATSGIILTSLVINGVQLAICLSLAGLGSSTMSISLVITLSNQSGDAFGIFYGIGKSGYAFGMALVPLLAEYLMGIYGWRGSLLIIGGIMAHLIPLVLMVGFDVEGVSRIDHDNSQQNERTTGDPIDTKTEVTSPSTSGMQTAPLHHLDKAQAETINTDVDNITSLEESTAETSEDTSLLVKGSSTGKRDKDVICNKYNLHNGKGRNMISQTIICCDLYASGCRIVKDSIYNQDRLMILLMFLALVYAILNGGWYSFLIPRAVALIGKPISRALNIVYSAAVATFIGRCSSGILVGSKLFDGKYLFLSLNLLNITSVLVDIFVPKFPVMIVTSFITSLTIAERNVLVLVICKDRAHHSHFPVILASYEIVSGIGTFLGSSFAGYVADVTGTFNASFVLIAALDVLVFCLMLTTIIIDKWQDHNFD, translated from the exons AtgctggaaaaaagtaaaatgacaTGTTTGACCATACGAAATCCAGGTGCCGTGAAATCGACCCTGGCCATGTTTCTGCAGACTTGTTACGTCTTAGGAGTGGTCAAGTCTATTGGTGTTTATTTACCGGCCCTAGAACGGGATTTAGGTCTTACCTCAACAGCGATTGGCGTCTCTCTTGGGTTCTTTTACGCGTTTGCATTTGGTCCGG GGCCATTGGTGGCGTACCTTTACCAAAGACTCCGTGGTGGTTATCGAAGGTGTCTTGTGATGACTGGGGCGGTGTTAGCAACATCGGGAATCATACTGACATCCTTAGTCATCAATGGTGTTCAACTAGCCATTTGCCTTTCTCTGGCCG GGCTCGGTTCCAGCACTATGTCAATTTCGCTTGTAATCACCCTGAGTAACCAGTCCGGAGATGCCTTTGGAATCTTCTACGGCATTGGCAAATCAGGATATGCCTTCGGAATGGCCCTTGTGCCACTACTTGCTGAATACCTGATGGGAATCTACGGCTGGAGAGGGTCCTTATTGATCATCGGAGGCATCATGGCACACCTGATACCTTTGGTATTGATGGTGGGTTTCGACGTAGAGGGCGTCTCAAGGATTGACCATGACAATTCACAACAAAATGAACGAACGACTGGCGATCCCATAGATACGAAGACCGAAGTAACAAGTCCTAGCACATCAGGAATGCAGACAGCGCCACTTCATCATTTGGATAAAGCACAAGCGGAAACAATTAACACCGACGTTGACAACATCACCTCGCTGGAGGAATCCACTGCAGAGACAAGCGAAGATACATCTTTACTAGTAAAGGGGTCATCCACTGGTAAACGGGATAAGGACGTAATTTGTAATAAGTACAATTTGCATAATGGGAAAGGACGTAACATGATAAGTCAAACTATCATTTGTTGTGATCTTTACGCCTCTGGTTGCCGAATCGTCAAGGACTCCATCTACAATCAAGACCGTTTGATGATCCTTCTTATGTTCCTCGCTCTGGTGTACGCCATTCTAAATGGTGGTTGGTACTCCTTCCTCATCCCACGCGCCGTGGCACTGATTGGTAAACCTATATCCAGGGCCTTAAATATTGTTTACTCAGCGGCTGTTGCAACCTTCATTGGCCGCTGCTCCAGCGGAATACTCGTGGGGTCCAAACTATTCGACGGGAAATACCTGTTTCTTTCACTAAATTTACTCAACATTACGTCAGTTCTTGTAGATATCTTTGTTCCGAAATTTCCAGTAATGATTGTAACGTCATTCATTACGTCACTGACGATTGCTGAAAGAAACGTTCTTGTATTGGTGATTTGTAAGGACAGAGCTCACCATTCCCACTTTCCAGTCATACTGGCCTCTTATGAAATTGTGTCTGGAATCGGAACTTTCCTCGGATCTTCATTTGCTG GTTATGTGGCAGATGTGACAGGAACATTCAACGCCTCCTTTGTGCTCATCGCAGCACTTGATGTCCTTGTGTTCTGCCTGATGCTTACTACAATAATCATAGACAAGTGGCAGGACCATAACTTTGATTGA